TTTGGTATTTTTATTGGTTACTTTCCAGTTTTAAGTGGTTCTGATATTTTTTATGTTGGCGCATTATTATTTTTTGTTGTAGCTATTTTTACTATTTTTTTTATATTGCCTATAATGCTTTATCCTGGACATATAAGATACCCCCTTAGATATAAAAATGGTGAATATTTTTCACTTTTTTTATTATCTTTATCATTTCCTCTAGCACTATTAACTACTTTTATTATAAATATAGCTTTCTATATAGACGCAAAAGACATACTATTTACTTTTATGGTTTTTTTAGCATTATCATATTTGTTATCGTGTATTACAATATGGATTAAGGGAAAAATATTGGAAAGAGTATTTGCTCTTTGTATGATAATGTGGCTCGCTTATATTTTTATTTTAATATTTTTGTCTAATTTTCAAACTAATCTAATTTCTATTTTAGTGGTAAATCTATTTTTTATTTACATTACATATATCTTTTTTTGCTTAGGTGTTTTGTGTTTTTGCGAAGGTATTTATAAGGATGGTACGCACAAGGAAATTTCATTTATTTTAATGTTTTTATGTCCAATAGTTATATTTTTTTATCTAGCGGATGACATCGCAAAGAAATTTGAAATCACTAACATGGAATATGAATATTTATCTATTGAAAAAAGTGCATTAGGGGCTTTGCCAAAAGGAATTTGCGAAAAAACAGAAAAAGATTCAATAAGAACTTATTATGATGCAAACGATATAAGTAATGTTGTAATGCTTTATAACATCAAAGCATTACAACTCTTGGTAAATTTTATTATTTAGAAGCAATAGGTTGTAAAAAAAAGAGAAAATAAGATTTGAGCTAGACTCAAGCAAAATTATCTCAAGAGCCAAGAAGTAACTTCCTTAAGCTTTGGGATTAAAATTTGATCGATACGTGAAATTTGCGGATTCAAAAAATTAAAATTTATAGGCCAAATTTATCTGGCTAAGCTAAAAATTTCTTTAGCACAAGGCTAAATTTATTAAAAGTTAGCTATCCTAACACATCAATTTAAAACCAAACTTATTTAAGGTGATTAGTTATGATCTTTAAAAATATTGTCGAGAATTTTACCGTAAATTACGCTCATAATTCTATTCAAAGATCACTATATAATGAATTTAATATAGACATTTTAACCACAACCTACACCAAAACTCCCAAAAAAGACAAAAAGTATATGCTCTACGCACATGTACCATTTTGTCACACATTCTGTCCATATTGCTCGTTTCATAAGTACCACTATGAGCAAGAACTTGCAAGAGTTTACTTTGAAAATTTACGTGAGGAGATGAGGCAGGTTAAAGAGGCTGGATTTGACTTTGATTCACTTTATGTTGGCGGTGGTACGACGCTTATAAATGAGCCTGAGCTTGAGAAAACACTTAAGCTTGCAAAAGATCTTTTTAGTATAGATGAAATTTCAGCAGAAAGCGATCCAAATCACATTTCACCCGAGAGTTTAGCCAGATTTGATGGATTAATTGATCGCTTAAGTGTTGGCGTACAAAGCTTTGATGATGAAACGTTAAAGAGAGTTGGCAGATATGAAAAATTTGGCTCAGCCAAGGAGATAAAAAGAAAGCTTGAGCTTGCTCTTGGAAAGATCCCAGTCATTAGCCTCGATCTTATCTTTAACCTCCCAAATCAAACAAAAGAGCAGCTCATAAACGACATAAACACTGCAAAATCGATCTCTCCGCAACAAATCACCTTCTATCCACTTATGAAATCAGAGCTAACAAGAGAGAATATAGCTCGCTCACTTGGCGTTTCAAACGTAGATAATGAGCGTGAATTTTATGAGATAATCACTGAAGAATTTAGCAAAAGTAACTACAAACAAAGCAATGCTTGGGCATTTTCAAACGAAAAAAGTGCTGACCTTCGCGATGAATACGTGGGCTCAAATTTAGAGTACGTGGGCGTGGGTAGCGGGGCATTTAGCTTTCTTAACGGTGAGCTTGTAATAAACGCGTTTAATCTACTTGAATACGGCAAAAGGATAAAAAATAGACAAAGCCCAGTCATCGCAAAATGTGGTTTTAGCAAGAAAGAGCGACTTAAATATACATTTTTAACAAGGCTTTTTGATGGCGGAGTTGATATTAAAAGATATAATGACGAAAATAGCACAAACATTAACAAGGCCTTATTTATGGAGATTAGCTTGCTTAAGCTTGTAAATGCAATATATGAAGAAAATGGCATTATTAAGCCGACATTTTTTGGCAAATATATCTGCATCGTGCTTATGCGTGATTTTTACGCCGGTATGGACAAAGTGCGTGCGATATTTAAAGATGACGCTAAGATAAAACGAAGCAAGGTACTTCGTATAATGAGCGAAAATACTGAACAAAAGTATGAGCCAAATATCATTCAGCCACGAGCTGCGATGTAATGCTTGCAAATTTAATCAAAGAAAATATCTACCCAATTTCTAAAATAGTGTTATTAACGCTCGTATTTAGCGGACTTGGTGTCTGGACTCTTTCATTTATAAATAATGAGCTTGTAAGCTTAAAAGAATTTGACACCTTTGTAGCGGTTAAATTTATAGCAGTTTTACTTTTATTTTTTGTAAGCGCCATCGCCGCAAATATATCGCTCACAAATTTTGGACATAAATTTATCTACGAGCTAAGATATCAAAGTGTAAAGCAAATTTTAGATACGCCAAATAGCGTGATAAATGAGATCGGTAAGGCAAAGATCATAGCTAGCCTAAACAATGACATAAAAACGATCACATTTGCTTTTATGAGTGCTACTGGCTTTATACAAAGCTTAGTTTTTATCGTCTGTGCTAGCATCTATCTTTGTGTAATCGCTCCAAAAATTTTTATCTTTTTGTCCATTTGGATCGGTACAACTCTTTTTATAAATATGCTTTTTATGAAAAAAATTCATCTTTATTTTAAGCATTCTAGAGTTCAAGATGACGCATTGCAAAAGCACTACGACGATATCGTAGAGGGGCATAGAGAGCTTAGTTTAAACAGGGCAAGGGCAAGTGCCTGCTTTGATGAGTTAAATTTTACAGGCGATAAAAAACGTCAAAATATGGTAAAGGCCGATATTTATCACGCATTAAGTGATAATTTCACAAACATTATGCTACTTGGCTCAGTAGGACTTTGTGTATTTTTGTGCGTGGCATTTGACTGGGCGAGCCTGCAAACAGCACTAAGCATTAGCCTAACGATACTATTTTTAAGAGGCTCTTTTATGAGTATGGTTGGCTCCATACCAGCCGCACTTAGCGCAAAAGTGAGTTTAGAAAAGATCATGAGCTTAAATCTAAATAAATTTAAGGAAGGATTTAAATTTGACGATAGCCTAAGCGATAATTGGCAAAACATAAAGCTAAAAGATATAAATTTCAACTACACTCACGGCAAATTTAGCCTAAAAGACATAAATTTAGAGATCAAACGCGGTGAGATAACATTTATCATCGGTAAAAATGGTAGCGGCAAAAGTACGCTTATAAATTTACTTTGCGGGCTAATGCGCCCAAGTAGTGGCGAAATTTACCTTGATAGCACAAAAATAGATGAAGGAAATTTACAAAGTTATCAGGCAAAGATTAGCGCTATTTTTGCTGATTTTTATCTATTTTCACAAACGCTCTCTCATAATGGCTTTGCTAGCCAAAACGAAATAGACGAGCTTTTAGCCTTGCTTGAGATCGACAAAAAAGTAAGTGTCATAGATAATAAGCTTAGTACCACGCAACTCTCAACCGGTCAGCAAAAGCGTCTAAGTCTTTTAATAGCTATTTTAGAGCACCGTTCTATCCTTATCCTAGATGAATGGGCAGCCGATCAAGATCCGCTCTTTAAGCGAAAATTTTATAAAGAAATTTTGCCATTTTTGCAAAGTAAGGGCATAAGTATAATCGCTGTTAGCCACGATGATAGCTATTTTGATGTAGCAACTAGGATCATCTTAGTAAAAGATGGCTTTGTGCGTGAGCTAGACGAGAGCGAGCGAATAAGTGCTGCAAAAGATGCAGTCGAGAAGATAAAATAGGAGTAATTTTTACACAAAAGCACAATACTCACCCTACTCTTAAGCCGTTTCAAGCTCAAATAAATTTAAATTTAGTAGAATCTTAAAAATTAAAAAAGGCAAAGTATGTCACATTCAGAGCTTGAAAGTACCTATTTTGGTGCATTTATCATACTTTTACTAGCAACTTGTTCATTTTGTTTAATAACATTCTTATCTTCAAAAATAAGCAAAAAACTAGCCAACCGCAATACCCAGCGTCTAAAACTTGGCTTTTATGAGTGTGGTCCAACCACCGTAAAACAGCCAAATAAGATAAATATCCACTACTTTTTTTATGGAATTTTATTTATTTTGTTTGATGTTGAAGTCATCTTTATGTATCCGTGGGCGGTGGATTTTAGGCTACTTGGAATTTTTGGACTAATCGAAATGTTGCTTTTTGTGGCGATTTTACTTATCGGCTTTGCTTATGCTTGGCAAAAAGGAGTCTTTAAATGGCAAAGCATCAGATAAATTACGCTACAAATGGTGGCTTGCCAGTCGTTTTAACAACCGTTGATAAGCTAGTTCAATGGGGCAGGAGCAACTCGCTTTGGGCACTTAGCTACGGGCTTGCTTGCTGTGCGATCGAGATGATGGCAAGTGGCGCTAGCAGATATGACTTTGATAGATTTGGCACCATTTTTAGGGCTAGCCCAAGACACTCAGAGGTGATGATTATAGCTGGCACGTTAACTAAAAAACACGCTGAATTTACAAGGCGTCTTTATGATCAGATGCCTGAGCCAAAATGGGTCATCTCGATGGGTAGCTGCGCAAACACTGGTGGCATGTTTAACACCTACTCTACCGTTCAAGGCGTAGATAGGATAATACCAGTTGATATCTACATCCCAGGCTGTGCCCCGCGTCCAGAGACGCTTCAATACGCACTTATGATGCTTCAAAAAAAGATAAGAAAGCAAAGTGCATTTAGGGCGCAAAAGCCAAGAAAGCTTGAGATATGAGAGAGTATAAGCCAAAGAATGATCTGCAAAAAAAACAGTATTACAAAGAGAAATTTTACATAGAAAAGCAGACGCCAAAAGATGAAGTAAAAGATTCTAAATTTGATGAAGAGCTAGCCATCTTAGAGCAAAGTGGAGTAGAAATTTTATCTAGCTATGTGGAGTTTGATCAGCTTGTAATTTATGTAAATTCTAGTGAAAATTTTAAAGCTCTTGAAGTATTAAAATCTCTTGGTTACGAACAGCTTAGTGAGCTTGCAGCACTTGATTTTATAAGTGCAAAAGGCGGATATGAAGTCTTTTATCAGCTTCTTAGTATCAGTAAAAATAGACGCACTCGTGTAAAATGCTTTGTAAAAAAAGATGAAAAGCTAAAAAGCGTTTGCGAGCTTTATAAAAGCGCGAACTGGGCTGAGCGCGAGATGTATGATTTAAGCGGCGTTTTAATCAAAGATCATCCAAATTTAAAACGTCTCATCATGCCTGATGACTGGCACTCACACCCACTCTTAAAGAGCTATCCGCTAACTGGCGACGAGGCTGCTAAATGGTACGAGGTGGATAAAATTTTTGGAAGCGAGTTTAGAGAGCAGATCGGCGAAGAGAACCGCGACCCAGCCTATATTGAAGAGAAAGATACCTTTGGTTTTTCAAGAGTGTTTAGTGAAGACTACGAGTATCAAGAAGAAGGCGGAGTAAAATTTGTCAAAAAGGCTAAATTTAGTCAGAGCCAAATAGTAAAGGAACGACCTTGAGCCAGTCACCAAACCGCTTAAAACCATTTTTTGAAAATTTAGAATTTGAGCAAAATGACGGCAAGATGATACTAAATTTTGGACCACAGCACCCAAGCGCTCATGGTCAGTTAAAGCTTGTGCTTGAGCTTGATGGCGAAAAGGTCGTGCGTGCTATGCCAGAGGTTGGCTTCATGCACCGAGGCGTTGAAAAAATGGCTGAAAATATGACCTATCAGGAATTTATCCCAGTGACTGATAGGGTTGATTACATAGCATCGAGTGCCAATAACTACGCATTTTGCGCGGCTGTGGAGAAGCTTTGCGCTATAGAAGTGCCTAGACGTGCGCAGATTATTAGAGTGATGCTTTTGGAGCTAAACCGCATCAGCTCACACCTTTTGTTTTTAGCCACGCACGCCCTTGATGTTGGGGCTATGAGCGTATTTTTATACGCATTTAGAGAGCGTGAATACGTCCTTGATCTCATAGAAAAATATTGCGGCGCAAGGCTAACACATAGCTCGATAAGGATCGGTGGCGTACCGCTTGATCTACCTGATGGTTGGTGCGAGGAGCTGCTTAAATTTTGTGAGAAATTTCCAAGCGATATCACGCTTTATGAAGATCTGCTAAGTGAAAATAGAATTTGGCAAGCAAGGCTTGTAGATGTGGGCGTAATTAGTAAAGAACTAGCCATTAGTAGCGGCTGCTCTGGCGTCATGCTAAGAGCAAGCGGTGTGGCGCGTGATATAAGAAAAGAAGAGCCATATCTCATCTATGATGAGCTAGAATTTGACGTGCCTTATGCGACACACGGCGACTGCTGCGCAAGGTATCTGCTTTACATGAAAGAGATGCGTGAGTGCGTGAAAATTTTAAAGCAGTGCGTTAGCAAGTATCAGACCAGCAGCCCCGCCATCATCGCCGACGCGCCAGATTACGTGAGCGCTTCAAAAGAGCAAATAATGAGCCAAAACTACTCATTAATGCAGCATTTTGTGCTTATAACTCAGGGTCTAAAGCCACCAAAAGGCGAAATTTACTTTGCCAGTGAGTCGCCAAAGGGAGAGCTTGGAATTTATATAAACTCAGACGGCAGCGCAAGCCCATATCGCCTAAAAATTCGTACACCTAGCTTTTGGCACTGTGCTATTTATGAAGATTTATTGGTAGGCCAGTACGTTGCTGACGTCGCTACGATAATTGGTAGCACAAATATCATCTTAGGCGAGGTCGATAGATGAGAAGGGTCGATCTTAGGCACTTAAAGAGTGAGTTTTTGAGCGCTCTTGGACAGCAGATAAAGGCTGGCGAGGCTGGCGAAGTGATTATATTTTTATTTGAGATAGGTGATTTTAGCGGCGTGACAAAGGCTGTAAATTTAGCCTCTAATCTAAACTGCGAAGTGATGAACTCGCTTAAATTTAACCAAGTTGATTGGGTATTAACTATAAAAAAGGGCAAGATATGAAATTTAATGATTTAATAGCAGGCAAAAGCTTAAGCATTGCAAATTTACTAAGCTTGAGCGATAAAAATTTAGCAAAAAAGATGAAAGAGCACGAGTTTAAATACATCTCTTGCATCGAAGATAGCGAGCTTGGCGGCGAAAATTTAATCCGCTGCGAAATAGGCTCAATAAGCTACGTCTTAGCTCTTCTTTGCAAATACGCAAATTTATCTTGCGATGAGTTTTTTAGCGAGCTTGATGATGGACTGATAAGCGGCGAGTGCAATGTTGGAGAAGAGGAATTTGAAGAGCTTGGCGAGTGGATAAAGGATGTTAAAAACATCGTTATTGATGATTCATTTTTTACTCATCCAGATAAAGATGCGATCTTTTGGCTACTTGAAATTTTAGGCAAAAATGTCGTTTTAGCTGGTGGTTGCAAGAAAGAATTTAATGATTATCATAAAATAGACGAGCTAAAAGAGCTTGAAAATTTTGACGGAGCGGTCGTTTATCTAAACAAAAACGCAAGCGATGAGA
Above is a window of Campylobacter concisus ATCC 51562 DNA encoding:
- a CDS encoding multidrug ABC transporter permease/ATP-binding protein: MLANLIKENIYPISKIVLLTLVFSGLGVWTLSFINNELVSLKEFDTFVAVKFIAVLLLFFVSAIAANISLTNFGHKFIYELRYQSVKQILDTPNSVINEIGKAKIIASLNNDIKTITFAFMSATGFIQSLVFIVCASIYLCVIAPKIFIFLSIWIGTTLFINMLFMKKIHLYFKHSRVQDDALQKHYDDIVEGHRELSLNRARASACFDELNFTGDKKRQNMVKADIYHALSDNFTNIMLLGSVGLCVFLCVAFDWASLQTALSISLTILFLRGSFMSMVGSIPAALSAKVSLEKIMSLNLNKFKEGFKFDDSLSDNWQNIKLKDINFNYTHGKFSLKDINLEIKRGEITFIIGKNGSGKSTLINLLCGLMRPSSGEIYLDSTKIDEGNLQSYQAKISAIFADFYLFSQTLSHNGFASQNEIDELLALLEIDKKVSVIDNKLSTTQLSTGQQKRLSLLIAILEHRSILILDEWAADQDPLFKRKFYKEILPFLQSKGISIIAVSHDDSYFDVATRIILVKDGFVRELDESERISAAKDAVEKIK
- a CDS encoding NuoB/complex I 20 kDa subunit family protein; its protein translation is MAKHQINYATNGGLPVVLTTVDKLVQWGRSNSLWALSYGLACCAIEMMASGASRYDFDRFGTIFRASPRHSEVMIIAGTLTKKHAEFTRRLYDQMPEPKWVISMGSCANTGGMFNTYSTVQGVDRIIPVDIYIPGCAPRPETLQYALMMLQKKIRKQSAFRAQKPRKLEI
- a CDS encoding coproporphyrinogen III oxidase family protein produces the protein MIFKNIVENFTVNYAHNSIQRSLYNEFNIDILTTTYTKTPKKDKKYMLYAHVPFCHTFCPYCSFHKYHYEQELARVYFENLREEMRQVKEAGFDFDSLYVGGGTTLINEPELEKTLKLAKDLFSIDEISAESDPNHISPESLARFDGLIDRLSVGVQSFDDETLKRVGRYEKFGSAKEIKRKLELALGKIPVISLDLIFNLPNQTKEQLINDINTAKSISPQQITFYPLMKSELTRENIARSLGVSNVDNEREFYEIITEEFSKSNYKQSNAWAFSNEKSADLRDEYVGSNLEYVGVGSGAFSFLNGELVINAFNLLEYGKRIKNRQSPVIAKCGFSKKERLKYTFLTRLFDGGVDIKRYNDENSTNINKALFMEISLLKLVNAIYEENGIIKPTFFGKYICIVLMRDFYAGMDKVRAIFKDDAKIKRSKVLRIMSENTEQKYEPNIIQPRAAM
- a CDS encoding NAD(P)H-quinone oxidoreductase subunit 3 translates to MSHSELESTYFGAFIILLLATCSFCLITFLSSKISKKLANRNTQRLKLGFYECGPTTVKQPNKINIHYFFYGILFILFDVEVIFMYPWAVDFRLLGIFGLIEMLLFVAILLIGFAYAWQKGVFKWQSIR
- a CDS encoding NADH-quinone oxidoreductase subunit C encodes the protein MREYKPKNDLQKKQYYKEKFYIEKQTPKDEVKDSKFDEELAILEQSGVEILSSYVEFDQLVIYVNSSENFKALEVLKSLGYEQLSELAALDFISAKGGYEVFYQLLSISKNRRTRVKCFVKKDEKLKSVCELYKSANWAEREMYDLSGVLIKDHPNLKRLIMPDDWHSHPLLKSYPLTGDEAAKWYEVDKIFGSEFREQIGEENRDPAYIEEKDTFGFSRVFSEDYEYQEEGGVKFVKKAKFSQSQIVKERP
- the nuoD gene encoding NADH dehydrogenase (quinone) subunit D, which codes for MSQSPNRLKPFFENLEFEQNDGKMILNFGPQHPSAHGQLKLVLELDGEKVVRAMPEVGFMHRGVEKMAENMTYQEFIPVTDRVDYIASSANNYAFCAAVEKLCAIEVPRRAQIIRVMLLELNRISSHLLFLATHALDVGAMSVFLYAFREREYVLDLIEKYCGARLTHSSIRIGGVPLDLPDGWCEELLKFCEKFPSDITLYEDLLSENRIWQARLVDVGVISKELAISSGCSGVMLRASGVARDIRKEEPYLIYDELEFDVPYATHGDCCARYLLYMKEMRECVKILKQCVSKYQTSSPAIIADAPDYVSASKEQIMSQNYSLMQHFVLITQGLKPPKGEIYFASESPKGELGIYINSDGSASPYRLKIRTPSFWHCAIYEDLLVGQYVADVATIIGSTNIILGEVDR
- a CDS encoding NADH-ubiquinone oxidoreductase subunit E family protein; amino-acid sequence: MRRVDLRHLKSEFLSALGQQIKAGEAGEVIIFLFEIGDFSGVTKAVNLASNLNCEVMNSLKFNQVDWVLTIKKGKI